Within Lytechinus pictus isolate F3 Inbred chromosome 7, Lp3.0, whole genome shotgun sequence, the genomic segment ggatgacgtcatcatctttacagtcgtatttaccagtcgctattataccgcgattcgtgccgctgatttgtgcttgtctatgtgcgtgcgttcggaacttgtcgctcgcattggttggccaggatatcgataattctaatcagaaagccttgataaaagcataactcaatgaacgtagtaggcagtgcgcgcgtttataaattatagtagagaaactcccgttggtttaccgttggccacacacacgctgcatgcacgatacatgtatacacaatacacccatatacatgcacaatacacaatacacgcatatatacacatgcacagcaaagcaatacacaatacacaatacacatgtattgtagttgtttttttccgtaacctttttattgttgccgtaacaccgtaattggaggaataaaatcggaacaaatacggcgaatccgtaacggttggcatctctgcgtACGTCACTCGAGTTAAAGTTCATGTCATTGCGTTATATAGCGTGGGAATTGTAAGAAAGTGATccttcaaaatttttaccttccaacaattaacattttttaagcctTTGTATGCATTTAGAGTACAAAAGCTTACAAATTggacaaattaaatgtttgccccaaaattattgtgggaagggtggattttctagggaaatccatcttagtgtacaaagttctacaggcaacagagacttgtctaggctccgtgaatgaaaatacaatgaaaaaatatcacagaGTCCTCGAAGTACAGTCAGGACCATTAACAGATTATAAGGTGCCCCGAGTTTGTGCACACCCAAATCTGCGTGATTCTGATAATAGAGATTCCcaatgatcccccccccccccaaaaaaaggctTGACATCTGAAATAGCCTTCTAACTTACCTACTGCCCGATGCCTCCTATCATGTAGGGCAGCAACGAAGGATCTCCACTCCTGGCATCCAGCGATtctgggccttcttctggaaactcccCCAGGCCAGGTCATATTCActgacttcatctcctcctcaacTCCTCATGTGTGACACCGAGACAGGTGGTTTtgtgtctccctctctttctcctgaaatgtcaaacagatctattcattaaaaatcttactcaaaatggtgcttttggtagaaaaataatgaatatagggcatttcatgtgacggccttaacccttattaaactgggggggggggggtcaatttgaccccccacCCCTCAACAAATTTCATCACTACGCTGTCGCGCAAAAAATTTTGAtcgcgccgctcactgactttttactttcaagtctcgcgcaaattttgagaccaaatttgtgacgcccgggtacgcggttacgacattacgcaacattatgtaagtgcatgtcagacccaaaattgctcataaacatgatttcatgtacaaatccaatgcaaattgtgtatttagccaaaattcataaatttatcattatttctacttttagtgattaaacttaattaattttgccttgtttatgattagaattaagtctagaacgatttccatcgaaaatacaataaaaaacaaaatgtaaaaaaacaaagaaatacatgatttaaaaaaaaataaaataggcctacataagaaatcggtctcggtaccacattttttttcattcacaattgttaggaatgctatagagaatattttcacccaaaaaatagcattctagctttatttagtgaatcagagcaaaaagtatgatttcatgaataaattagcataattaattcatataaaataaaaaaatatgaattcagtgaaatttaccaatgcaactacgtagattacgtcattctctaccatcatgcaaattttcgttgtgatcgtgcAATCCACGGCCGAGAtcttataaggggggggggggcaataatacccccctccccccgggaatgacaagaatcaaaataccccggtagatttaggattaaaaaaattgtcagtacggtatatcatcgaggatctagtacatagtatggttggaactaccccttatcgaccacctaatcttctaagcattgtatctgcgaaaatattcatcaattttacccagttttcgtctcatttgtgcagaaaattgagcagatcagattcccatgtttcgctcggcgactccgattcaatccgcgtatatatcgacgaacaacgaatacgacgattttacatttgctcatttgcacccgtcttttgaaaccgaccacccgcggtACATTAAGTTTACgaccgattcttgtcgcggtggcgaaatatttttactcttccaaatcagttctatgatgtcaacatgctaaatgatcgtctcactacttccactacgagctccggcacatgattcgacgattgacgacggatattaGTTCTAGAGCCGTTTtctatcggatttcttggtttttcagcggggtttgggtctggtcaatacaattttgattaattctactaaatttttacttcttgttgctccttttttttctcgtagtcgtaaaatcgattcttaccgtttctatggacactgcgcctactctcccgcgcgtatcgtttgtaatacgcaataattttaacgcgcgcaaggtggtcggtttcaaaagaggtggtcgatatgtggtagtctcaccatacatgtagatctggtacagttacataaactgaactttgtgaaatcttgaaatctccactgaaaaatgttcaaactgaacatcaccaacacagataagagcACGTGGGACAGTTATTATTGCTCTGATtaatgtcggcccgacgcttgccTTGGCTCGAGttgacccgaatcctgtgctttttttgcttatttcgcagcaattacacaatttcttccagaatcctttttGGCACATAcggtatattatttataaatatagacagacactttggtggtcatttcattggattctgtacgaactcattttgatatcgttaccacaactggcatttaccttaAAGTGTGCACTGTGTCTGTGCAGACTTGGGCCCTGAGCCCACCAGCGCAGCCTGTCCTATTCAGCATGCCGGCGCTCGGGGCAGCCACCCCGGCCGGGCAGTGTCAGTGTACGAAATCTAAAGCCAAAGGCAAGCCGCGCTCCGAAAAGAAAATCTTAGAAGAtggttatctaacttactgtttggtCTCCTGCGAATGCCTTCGAAGTCGTTATCCAAATCTGAACCGTGTTCTTAAAGTAGTAGAACTATTATTAACGGCCATCTTCGTCGCACTTAATTCTCGATCCAAAATTAGGCTGCAACATTTAACGGCGAAAAACGAGCGCATTCCTTTTTcaaattaaggacgttccacagttatgtttttgcgcattatgatctgcgcatagtttacactctgcgcgctgacgtcacaatggatgaacaggtattaattagctgcgggtatgagctgatttttctcatcttctgcactttaactgcagatccgatgcgttatttcatgaagctaaaaaattgaattattccatggaccattcaaacaaatcttctctacaatttcaaaatactttactctgcagtgctgccaagaatcacgaatataagcccgagtttgaatatatggtagagtggttttgattttttcttcacatagatactaagcattcggcccatttttggtgttttaaaaagcacatttgctctaataaaaatgctgatagtttaaaaacaagcacatgaacccctatttttttatgtttctacctcttaggtataccttcctctacaactctgcaaattttggtgaaaatgacatggattttgaataaagtgcagcatttattgtacgtttgtagtttgttactgaaattttacatttttcagattgggattttgttatcttttacgccatttgtaagaactgacagtgctgttaaacttaaaattgcaaacaaatagcactattaatagattctccattctaacgatacaattattaactctcttgcgaaatttgatgactttttcatgtattttgaatgagtaatggaggtttaaactcattgtagtaatcttgggcggtctaaaaatgccaaattcttttgaatgcgcaattcttaagaacatcaatttgggtgaactttgaagctctatagcaaaaaatcaagcacatggacctatgttaatttttgcatatttcgaatattaaggttctaaagtatctatgtgcaaagtttggtgaaaatgacatggatttcactttaactgtggaacgtccttaaatggtTGCGACTAACTGCGCCAGTTGCATGCAGTGCAGCGCGCATGCGCAGGCTCGACGCCCGGCGGCGAATTAATTCTGCGGATCATGAATTTTTTATAGGGGGTGAGCCCGGGGGgcgtgcatgggggggggggggtgagctaaCTAGATAGGGGGTTTGCATGACACCGGGGCATGACACCACTtgcgaaaaaaaagttttaaaatagataCAAACTTCTTTGACATATAAAGCTTCctcttgtttggtttggttggcaaccagttaagaaatgattatttttgccactgcttttgaaactttttttctttgaagaattaTATACTTtacctaaaataaaaaaaattctgtactatttttttttagttttacttttccttttatAAGTAGAAATAGCCTTGCTAACATGGCAAGgttgaaaaaatggcaaaatagtatgtggctttgaaattaaacttgtaaatttcCTCGTCGTTGATTGGTAAAatttgatgtcataatcacgtcgtAATGTGGTCATATGAAAACGCAAATTTCTTTGTCGTTGTTTGGGAaataaatgatgtcataatcacgtcataatgtggtcatataaaaatgcaaattcatttgtTGCAGATTGGTCGAtaaatgacgtcgtaatcacgtaataatctggtcatataagaaagcaaatttacttgtcgtaaattggtcagtaaatgacgtcgaaatcacgtcataatctggtcaaataaaaatgcaaatgaaagttGCCATTCTAAGTCGTCAAAATGACGTCGTAAGAACGTCATAAATACGACGACATGACGAGTATTACCACTTTACGATCAgttaatgacgtcattacgaccgtGTCTGCTATCAGGGTCAATGCGCATCAcataaaatatgcgcagatagAATCCAGTGCTTTGTGTTTTTGCCCTgtaagccgattctgcaccgtgAGCTGAAACAGCATGTAAACGCATGCAAGATAACCCgagtgtatgaaaatatgaattagatatgatttcatgtaataatatataagaaaaatgaaagtggaGACATTAATTCATCAgcccaatgaatattcatgatggcaTGCATATAACAGTTTGGTCGATCACAGAAATGCATTGTTATATCTTTATAGAAAACAAGAAGAGAGGGTGATTACAGTATCCAAGGATTCAAGTACCATGTCTGAGCCTAAGACACTAGCTAGCACCGAAGATGCTGTCCAAGACAACTTCAAAGGAAATTCAAGTAACATGTCTCAGCCTAAGACACTAGCTAGCACTGAGGATGCTGTCCAAGACAACTTCAAAGGAGATTCAAGTAACATGTCTGAGCCTAAGACACTAGCTAGCACTGAGGATGCTGTCCAAGACAACTTCAAAGGAGATTCAAGTACTGTGTCTGAGCCTAAGACACTAGCTAGCACCGAGGATGCTGTCCAAGACAACTTCAAAGGAGATTCAAGTAACATGTCTGAGCCTAAGACACTAGCTAGCACCGAGGATGCTGTCCAAGACAACTTCAAAGGAGATTCAAGTAACATGTCTGAGCCTAAGACACTAGCTAGCACCGAAGATGCTGTCCAAGACAACTTCAAAGGAGATTCAAGTAACATGTCTGAGCCTAAGACACTAGCTAGTACCGAGGATGCTGTCCAAGACAATTTCAAAGGAGATTCAAGTAACATGTCTGAGCCTAAGACACTAGCTAGCACCGAAGATGCTGTCCAAGACAACTTCAAAGGAAATTCAAGTAACATGTCTCAGCCTAAGACACTAGCTAGCACTGAGGATGCTGTCCAAGACAACTTCAAAGGAGATTCAAGTAACATGTCTGAGCCTAAGACACTAGCTAGCACTGAGGATGCTGTCCAAGACAACTTCAAAGGAGATTCAAGTACTGTGTCTGAGCCTAAGACACTAGCTAGCACCGAGGATGCTGTCCAAGACAACTTCAAAGGAGATTCAAGTAACATGTCTGAGCCTAAGACACTAGCTAGCACCGAGGATGCTGTCCAAGACAACTTCAAAGGAGATTCAAGTAACATGTCTGAGCCTAAGACACTAGCTAGCACCGAGGATGCTGTCCAAGACAATTTCAAAGGAGATTCAAGTAACATGTCTGAGCCTAAGACACTAGCTAGCACCAAGGATGCTGTCCAAGACAACTTCAAAGGAGATTCAAGTAACATGTCTGAGCCTAAGACACTAGCTAGCACCGAGGATGCTGTCAAAGACAACTTCAAAGGAGATTCAAGTAACATGTCTGAGCCTAAGACACTAGCTAGCACCGAGGATGCTGTCCAAGACAACTTCAAAGGAGATTCAAGTAACATGTCTGAGCCTAAGACACTAGCTAGCACCGAGGATGCACTCCAAGACAATTTCAAAGGAGATTCAAGTACCGTGTCTCAGCCTCAGACACTAGCTAGCACTGATGATGCACTTCAAGACAATCTCAAAGGAGATTCAAGTACCTTGTCTCAACCTGGGACACTAGCTAGCACTGAGGATGCTGATCATGATAGTGCTTTGCAGATGTAAGAGCAACAcctttttttaactttcttaGAATGTCAgttttcaatatcttttctttatttcaatgcTTTATTCAATCTCTTTGATTTATATCTCAATGGGATTTATTGGCAATTATTGCTACTGTATCACTGGAGATACTGTAAGCTTTTCAAAAGGTCAGATTTGAACTAATTTtcttttggagaaaaaaagcttagtaaaacaagtttcatgagtATCTGAAGTACAATGTACAACAGTGTGAAGGATCACTCCCGacttaattcatttttcttctgtcacccaagaaataagaaagttaatgaATTTCAAGAAACCGTGTAGAACTGAAATCGCCTAGCAAATTCAATTAACTACATGTAGAAGACCTGGGCTGGTATTCAATTTAATACTCAAGCCAGAATTTTAAGTATTGTACTCAGTATTTTGCTTGAGTAAAATACTTATCcatctttggtattcaattgcattttttggCTTTTTTTGCTTAAATCTAAGTCAGCCACCTACCAGACTTAAGTCTAGCTTGCGTGCAATTTACAAACATGCTACACACAGTCATACCTTCTGTGCACAGATAGATTCATACATTGCACATTATTTGGCGTAAActttatgatgtcacaatggTTATTAataagtattttgcttaaatttggcttgataaaaaaaaatacttagatATGATCTCAATACAAGTTTATGCATTTTTCTTAGCCaagtaaaatacttacaaaatcaatactttcaaatgaatactggcCCTGGGATGGTATTCAATTTGATACTTAAGGACTTAAAAATATTTTACCTAGTATTTGCTAGGTTAAAATCTTTGGATTTAGTTGTATTTTCGGCCATTGGTACAGTATTTTGCCTAAATCAAGTTAGCTGTGCCTGCCTACCTGGCTCAAGTCTGGCTTGCGTGCAGTTTACAAACATGCAAAGCTATACCGACTACGCACAGATGGATTCATACATTGCGCATTATTGGGCTTAAACTTTACAATGTTACAACAGTTATTAGTAAGTAATTTGCTTGAATTAGGCTTGATAAAGTAAAGTGTTTAGATGAGATGTGAATATGAGTTCACGCATTCGGCTTAGCCAAGTAAAATGCTGAGTAAAATactttttcaatcattttaatTGAATACCAGCCCAGCTCTTTGCTGAAAGATGCTTGAACCaacaatgcaaacaaaaatgaaaaatttgtaGGCAAAGTACTTATGATCCACCGTTATGCTTTTAAGAACAATATAAATAGTTGGTTCAAACtttgcaattattatttttgatcaATTACAAAAGTTTACTTATGGTGCCGCCTTtttcttattctattttttttcaggcCTGACCAATTCCTTCAAGTCGGTCAACCCCTGATTGGCGGTGATAGTGGTTCTGAATTGAGTAGCTTCCATAGTCTGCGTTCTTCAGAGAGTCCTGATAGACGGTTTGTAGCTCATTTCTCTTCCAACATTTGTAAACTGGGCATAAATGGTGGTTCATGGGGATACCAATTTGCATTAAAGTATTTTTATGCAAGTACTCTGACTAAATGAAAAAAGATGTATTTAAGATTTTGCCATTCCTTTctgccagtggcgtaccgtgggtcacggcattgggggggcaccagcaacattttttagtcacttagggagcgcaCGAAGCGCGCTAAGTTGCCAAGTATACTGACTCAATAGAGACACTTTAAGGACATGCAGTGTCATTAAATggatatgcatctcactgattaaataatgcgagcacgaagcgcgagctgaaaatttttgatattcagacctaaagagggacattataagcaaattttttataatcatgatacgtacctgtctcgctaatcaaacaatgcgagcgcgaagcgcaagctgaaatttttgtatatattgaccccaaacggggacattttaaggactatattttaggaatccattaagagtatacatatctcagcatagtcatctaatgctagtgcAATCctatgctgattttgttagaattacatctaaacacattaagcattttttgtagtcattgtaatcatgattatcatatgcatctcactatgcaagagcgaagcgcgagctgaaaattttaggaaattcagacctgaagaggggcattctaaggcttgtttgcaggaattcactaagaccgtacgtatttcactaatcaaatgCTGCAAGCGCGAAGtgcaagctgaaaattgttgatattgagatcagaaaaattgacattttaaggactgggactgattttaggaattcatgaagagcagacatctcaccaatcaactaatgcaaatgttagcacggacaggaaatgttttattttaagaccttaaaatagggCAATCACTTAAAGTCGTtaaacagtttatgcgagcaccaggaacaatgaagacataggccctgagcaaataatgtttcataaagttatgaaaaaatgattcttatgtataaatataacataatataatataacaatataatgaacaataatttcttctttccccactatgtttctcttcctttctccctctttttctcctttccccccctttttttttaccagcCGATTGGCGGGCACGTGCCtcattttctcataaaatttggctcgcacattggttttgaggttaagatgtgcaaaacataacTTTTTGGTGTGTGTCAAAAATGATGCTGCCATGGTATTAAACCACTtattatggcaaaaaaaaaacctacgaAAACTCATTTCGGATAAAACTAGTTCCCCAGTTTTTGGCCAGTGCTCATCAAAGTTGGCACCAATATTGGTCTTCAGGTAAAAGCATGTAATTCCTTTTTCCaaatgtgtttgaaattgtGTTGTCTTGGTAACACCAAGTTATTGCGAAAAACTCAGGAAACTATTTCccctgggttttttttaaacattgctcttaaaatttggcaaa encodes:
- the LOC129264597 gene encoding dentin sialophosphoprotein-like, which produces MSEPKTLASTEDAVQDNFKGNSSNMSQPKTLASTEDAVQDNFKGDSSNMSEPKTLASTEDAVQDNFKGDSSTVSEPKTLASTEDAVQDNFKGDSSNMSEPKTLASTEDAVQDNFKGDSSNMSEPKTLASTEDAVQDNFKGDSSNMSEPKTLASTEDAVQDNFKGDSSNMSEPKTLASTEDAVQDNFKGNSSNMSQPKTLASTEDAVQDNFKGDSSNMSEPKTLASTEDAVQDNFKGDSSTVSEPKTLASTEDAVQDNFKGDSSNMSEPKTLASTEDAVQDNFKGDSSNMSEPKTLASTEDAVQDNFKGDSSNMSEPKTLASTKDAVQDNFKGDSSNMSEPKTLASTEDAVKDNFKGDSSNMSEPKTLASTEDAVQDNFKGDSSNMSEPKTLASTEDALQDNFKGDSSTVSQPQTLASTDDALQDNLKGDSSTLSQPGTLASTEDADHDSALQMPDQFLQVGQPLIGGDSGSELSSFHSLRSSESPDRRNRQVYIHAPPSLPAILRVICDWSSGSSDANRNKNQRWHSV